A single Vigna radiata var. radiata cultivar VC1973A chromosome 8, Vradiata_ver6, whole genome shotgun sequence DNA region contains:
- the LOC106771510 gene encoding GDSL esterase/lipase At5g03610-like encodes MMNSHNQQLSLLSLSLALLLLSGLRVEGRLKHHATNYQKLFVFGDSYVDTGNTRIDQPGSWKNPYGITFPGKPAGRFSDGRVLTDYIAKFLGLKSPLPYKFRKLIPQNLKYGMNFAYGGTGVFDTSSKNPNMTIQIDFFKQLIKENVYTASDLSKSVALVSVAGNDYNFYLARNGSIQGFPSFIASVVNQTAINLLRIQSLGVKKIVVDGLQPLGCLPGNTASLSFQKCNSTFNDLVLLHNNLLNQAVTKLNQQTKNKTTFIVLDLYESFLSVLNHPSSDNIKDAFKPCCVGISSQYSCGSVDENNVKKYKVCDHPESAFFWDLLHPSQAGWLAVYNELQTTKALQQIRY; translated from the exons ATGATGAACTCACACAACCAACAGCTTTCCCTCTTATCTCTTTCTCTAGCACTTCTACTTCTCTCag GTTTGAGAGTTGAGGGTAGGTTGAAACATCATGCGACGAATTACcaaaaattgtttgtttttggCGACTCCTATGTGGATACCGGAAACACCAGAATAGATCAACCTGGGTCCTGGAAAAACCCTTACGGCATAACTTTCCCCGGAAAACCTGCCGGAAGATTCTCGGACGGTAGAGTTCTAACAGACTACATTG CTAAGTTTTTGGGACTGAAATCGCCTCTTCCCTACAAATTTAGGAAATTGATTccacaaaatttgaaatacGGGATGAACTTTGCATATGGTGGTACTGGTGTGTTTGACACATCCTCCAAAAACCCAAACATGACAATCCAAATCGATTTCTTCAAGCAGTTGATCAAAGAGAATGTCTACACAGCTTCAGACCTCAGCAAATCTGTTGCACTTGTCTCTGTCGCAGGAAATGATTACAATTTCTATTTGGCACGAAATGGCTCTATTCAG GGTTTTCCCTCTTTCATCGCCTCGGTGGTTAATCAAACTGCAATAAACTTGCTTCGCATCCAAAGTCTGGGAGTGAAGAAAATTGTTGTGGATGGTCTACAGCCACTTGGATGTCTTCCTGGAAACACAGCCTCATTATCATTCCAAAAATGTAACAGTACCTTCAATGACCTCGTACTGCTCCACAACAACTTATTGAACCAAGCTGTGACTAAGTTGAATCAACAAACCAAGAACAAAACAACATTCATCGTTCTTGATCTTTACGAAAGTTTCTTGTCGGTGCTGAACCACCCATCTAGCGATAACATCAAGGACGCATTCAAGCCTTGTTGCGTTGGTATAAGTAGCCAATATTCATGTGGAAGTGTGGATGAAAACAATGTTAAGAAATATAAGGTCTGTGATCATCCCGAATCAGCTTTCTTTTGGGACCTTTTGCATCCCTCTCAAGCTGGTTGGCTTGCCGTGTACAACGAGTTGCAAACCACAAAGGCTCTTCAACAAATCCGATACTGA
- the LOC106771660 gene encoding uncharacterized protein LOC106771660, with amino-acid sequence MACGCSSTAVAEKISWNCAVFVAIMLVFSSCESNTRGFTNQMFEECVSNSNYKVCDEIYVVREGETLQTISEKCGDPYIVEENPHIHDPDDVFPGLVIKISPFNYRP; translated from the coding sequence ATGGCNTGTGGGTGTTCATCAACAGCAGTGGCAGAAAAGATTTCATGGAACTGTGCAGTGTTTGTGGCAATAATGCTGGTGTTCAGTAGCTGCGAGTCAAATACAAGAGGTTTCACGAATCAGATGTTTGAGGAGTGTGTCAGCAACAGCAATTACAAGGTGTGTGATGAGATTTACGTGGTTCGTGAGGGAGAGACCCTTCAAACGATCAGTGAAAAATGTGGGGATCCTTATATTGTTGAAGAAAACCCTCATATCCATGACCCTGACGATGTTTTCCCTGGCCTAGTTATCAAGATTAGCCCCTTCAACTATAGACCATAA